TTGTCTTCGATTATCTTCACTGTTGTGTCTTGGCTGGATTTAACCGCTGGTTATAGGTTTATCCGATTTGTTGATAGTAGAACACTGCTTATTTGAATAGCAATTTTGATTTACTCGGTTTCGTTCCGATTATACCATACAACTAATGATGCCTCACTTTTAGCAATATGACCACTGGTTTTTGACTTGTGGCTCTTTTTTGCCTATGATTTCTGTAGTATACTGTAATGCACTTATCATCAAATGAGCCTTTGTGTAATGTCTGCCAAGTCTTTCACGCCAAACCAGACATCCTGCATAAGTCACTCACCAGGACATTGCTCAGTGTCCGACACAATATCGAGAAATATCACCAGAGTTACATTCGATATTCTTCTCCTGAATTTGCCTGTTATGAGCGTTGCTTCATCCAGATGATTTTACGTAATCCATCCCTACTCCATATGACCAATTACGTAAGGTCGGAACCGTCATTACGTAATATCcgatgaaattattaatcatctttatatataaagGCTCCACCGTCAGTAAAAGAcgaatattttaattaaaacCTTATCTTTCATTATAGATTAACATaacttaaaattattaataattaataacaaTGATAAGTAGATCATTTTTGAGATTAGCTAACCCAGCTAGAAGGGCTATGCCAGCAGTTAAAAGAGTCAACATGATGCCATCCATGGCACTTCCTACCAAGAGATTATATCACGAAAAGGTTCTTGATCACTACTCAAACCCTAGAAATGTCGGTACATTAAATAAACTCGATGTGGATGTCGGTACCGGATTAGTGGGAGCCCCAGCATGTGGTGATGTTATGAGATTACAGATACAGGTAGACGATGAGACCGGAGTTATCAAGGATGTGAAGTTTAAGACTTTTGGTTGTGGATCAGCCATTGCTTCGTCTTCGTACCTTACGGAATTGGTCAAGGGTAAAACTATTGAAGAGGCCGTAAAGATTAAGAACACAGCTATTGCAAAGGAATTGTCATTACCTCCGGTGAAGTTGCACTGTTCTATGTTGGCCGAAGACGCAATTAAGAGTGCAGTTAAGGACTACAGATCAAAGAGAAGCGTCAAGCAACCAACCTTAGGTCCAGAAGCTGCACAGGCTGAAACCATCGCCACATAATAGATCATTTGACTGAGTACTGTGTATATAAGAGATTTGTATGGAATATATGCTAATTTATTGGAAGACAGGTGTAGTTGCATGGGGAATGTAGTGGACCTGGATGTGAATGAAGGTCGATCTATACGGACTACGAATCGGTGGACAATTGATGCAATCattcataattttttttagttGTACATCGTTTTTGGTGcttaataatgaaatatcgTAATTTCTGCAAGTGTCTCAAtatttggaagaagatgTTACGCATGAAAACTGTTATTGGCAGAGAGCGACTTGAGTCATGTGGGTGCGATGTAGTAGTACCGAATCATCCTGATGAGAAATCCGAGATCAGTCCGaatttatttgcaattgTTATTATACAGCTAAATAATTCACGTAATTAGTGAACAGTTTTCCTATAAACCCTTCCACCAATGGTAAGCTCTTAAATCTTATGAGACTGATGCAACCTAATATGCTGAGTCCACCGATGAATGTATATCCTATTTTTTTATAGTTCAAGctatatttatgatttaatttcaaatagcCACTGACGAAATGGTAAGATCCTATCACAACCAAACCCATTAGAGCCACGTAATTGATGACATTCCCGATCTTCTCTAATCGCGACTTGTTTAAATAGTATGTAATATAGTCCAAGTTGATCAAGCTGGAATCTCCATCAATAACGCTGGGAATCTGTCTGAATTTTGTGAAATGGTACCCTATCAATGGAAGCAACAAGTACCCCGAAAACAGCAAGGGACTCAAACCTGGTATAAGCCTCGATATCATGGACTTTCTATATCCCAAGCCAATTAGTCCTGTGATGCCACCTAGGCCTATATCATCTCTCTCGTCATTTTTGATTACTGGCTCATAGACCAATTTGGAACGATGCTTCTCACCTTCCTTAAGGCGGCTTCTGATAAGCCGAATCCCTATACCAGAACAAACATGACAAATGCTTGatccaataattataaGATTTTCAAAGTGTGGGATAGATTGATAAACAGCTCTGCTCAtctcaaatatttcttgcGCAAGCGGCATAGGCACACCCAAACCTGGAACTATAACCACAGATGTTAAGTGTAACCCGAGAAAACTTGAAAACGTATATGCTGAATATTTTTGCACCTTGAGTAAGTAGTATAGAATTTTCAGTAGTATAGGGTTGCGTTTGTGCGGCATATAATTTGGTACTCCTTTCTCCTTTGCTATTAGATTCAAATCATCTAGCGTCATCGGTTCAGGAGATACTTCTCTAAGTTCAATTGGCGTTTCCATATTGATACATTTACTGTATAACTTAAATACAAAGTGTAATCATAATGAgattataatttattggCTCAGTAGAAGTACTGTATATAACGCAGTTCATAAACAACAGATAAACCGCTTGAAGAAGAGTCTACCTGTCATACTTCAATAGAATAGAGCAAATCGAAATGTCATCAGCAACATTTACACAAACCAGATCACAGGCATTGAATCTAGAGAAACAAGCCGATACATTATTGTCACGATATTCTgcatttcaaaatttatctaatacAAGCTCAAGcgacgaagaaaatgaacTAAGTGATTCCATATTCGAAAATTTACAGAAACGAGAGAATGTTATAAATACATTGAATAGAATATCCGAAACGGACACGAATTTATCTACTTCCAAGTTACAACAATTACAAAGACATAAGGAAATATTAAGCGAACATAAACGGTCATATGCCAAGATCAAAGGTGTTATAAAAGAAGAACGGAATAGAAACAACTTGTTATTTTCAGTAAGATCTGACATCGATGCCCATAGAGAAAGATCAactaataattcaaacaatCGTGACTTGAATGCCAATGATTATATATTGGATGAGAGTGTTCGAGCAGACAATGCTAATTCATTCGCAGAGAGACTATTGCAACAAGCATACAATACAAGAGATGAACTCTACAGCCAGAGGGCACACTTGAGTAATGCGCAACTGAGGATGATGGGTGCTGTTCTGCTGATACCCGGCATAAATGTGCTTATTTCCAGAATTAATACTCGGAGGAAGAGAGATACGTTAATATTGGCTACAGTTATTGCAATTTGCATTTTGGtattgttcttcttctaacCAGTAGctgtatatatatatatatatatatatatgatggTTATAAAGCAAGTGGAATCATTGAATTACTGaacatttaataatatgtGAGAAGCATTTGATATGGTCTAATGGATACGGCTACATCTTGTACCTGGCATTCTTCAATCGAGATACTCACAATTGTCCGGTAGACCATTAAACTATTGGACAGTAATATATGTGCATTATTCTATATGATCgtataaatttaaatacCTCTAATCGCACAtactaaataatttatgCGGTATGCAGTTTTTGCAAATGTGTAAATGAACCCTTTAAATAGTTTTATGATAAGCATACTAGTGAAGATATAAAGAGACATTACGATCTATAGATCAATATGGAAGACAAATCAGAAGCACTCTCGAACAGGATAGCAGAAATCAAATTGAGacgaattcaagaattcaattcaagGTTGAAGGAAGCATTATTGCGTGAGAGGATACCTGCTTCTAATGCATCATTACTGTACGTATTTATGTCACCGTTTAAAAAACAGAAGTAAAAACTAACCATTAGAATAACTAATTACGTTCAGGATACACCTGACTATATAATTCCAAGTCTTTGGAAGTTGCCACCTGAGCAGAATAAATTCAAGCAGTACGAAAGGTTTAAAAAGCAGAGAAATGCTAATTCTAATACTTCAAACTGTTGTACAAtagtataatatattagtatatatatatatttaataaaggGTAATTCGAGTGAATTAGTTCACTTAGTCATTAGGAAAGTCAATATGGTCTttttgtattaatattgatcATGTTACATTCAACCTCCGAGTTGAGGtgattcttctttttcattaacCTTAATACTTCGTAAatgttcaatattttcatttcctAATGTcttatcatcttctttttcatcacTACCACACCCACAATCATAGTCTTCGAGAATTGTAGTACAATCATACTCAGGCTTTTCTAATCTTTCGTTTACCTTATTATGCATATGACACCCCCATAACGCCGCAGTTTTTCTAGACTTAATTTGAGGTGGATATTTAGCTAACAAGCCTTGGAAATGTCTTGCACAATCTCCACAAGGATAGACCTGGGCAAATAAATGAATGTATTGATCTAATGTGGTTTGTTCTTGCTTGCTAGGTTCTTCCGGGTATCTTGCTAGTATAGTGTGGAACAACTTCCAAGCAGCGTTACCTAATTGTGCCTTCAATGTCTCATTGGCCATTTTCGGCATAAAAGGAGTTTCTGTGAACTGGCTATTACTGGCTTCTGGaataatatcatcttcctgaacttcttcttttggtTGTTTGGATTGCTTCGAAGGTCTCCTAATTACTTCTGGGTTATCTATTTCATCGCTACTGGAATCTTGGACTTTTAGGTTGCTTTGTTCATTCTTGAAGTCGTAGTAGTCATTATTTTTGCTTAAATTAATCGGAGACGATTTACCGAGTGATCCCTCAGATGAGGAAGAagacataaaatatatcataCAGATAACACATAGCAGCATAAAAACTGAAACAAGGGATTTCCTAGtaaacttcattattactTGGCTGATATATGCTTGAAAAACAAAACAGATCCTTTTGAATTTCTGATTAGAAGGTATATCatacaatattttatcGCGTACAAAAAATTGCTGTATTCGGCCATGTAAAATTATTGGCATAAATAAGTagttaatatattttatagaAGActaatattcaagaaggGTCTATTGTGACTTTTTAGAAGCTGTAGCAGCTCCAAGAACACCGGGTAATGATTCATTTCCGacattatataataattttataccgccaataaataaaatcacCAAAGCTAAAGTTGTCCATAAGAGTAAGTGAGCTTCTGATGAAATGTCCTTTTTACTACAGTCAAAGCCGGACCAATTAGTAGTTTTTGTCTTGCCTTCATTACGAGTAGCAGCACAAACACAGGACCAACACCCTGATTTAACTTGTGAGCATTTTCCGCGAGAATTACAACTCGAAGTACCAACATTACATGCATCTTCAGAAGAAAAACATGCGCCATTATTGGAAGCTCTCTTATTGACATTGCTTTCTTTGAAAAGAGCATTTAACTCTTGACTTCTCTTTTGcaaatgattatttaaatgCTTGTTGTTATTGTCAGCCGGTAATGCAATGACAGAGATATCATAGTTGGCTGATAAGGCAACCAAATAATCTGATATTActttgattgaaaaattgtacGTTTCCGAATCATACCCAGTCTTCTTACCAAGcgaaaataaagaattcaagTTAATAAACATGGAATCACCAGTGTTTGGTGCCACTGAATTCAAGTGTACTAATTgtgataattcatttatgaATAACTTGTCATTAATCAACTTTAAGGTTGTAGCATCCTGTTCAACTTTGTTAGTTAAAATAACTTGATTATCGGTTTGGACTGATCTTGTAAAAGACGACCAAATGCCCATGAGcttttcattaaaatattcaaaatgctTTAACAATGAATTGTCTTGTTCATGTTTAGATACTAATCTAATCTCATTAGTTAATCGGATTGAGCTATAGTTACCAATAGTTGCAATTTGTTTTGGAAACTTCGTCATAATAGAATGGCTTAACTCATCATATCCATTCGCTCTCTTGATGTTGAATGCTGGTTTAATGGATTGGAAAACTTCGTTTGGCTTTGAAATTCCATTAATTAACACAATTAATTTAGCATTATTGTTTTCAGTTTTCTTGGAGTCGACTAGTTCATTTTGTTGATCAATAAAATCGATAACTTCGTCTCTATTGTCACctattttataataatcaGAAATATCAAATCTATCTGATAAGTAAAGCAAGGCATCTTTGTTAGTCACAACAGGGGTTTTATCAGATTCTTGagaattcaattgataaactGCTGCATCATTCTTCGTGGCCCATACCGACGAGACAAGTAAGGGGAACGCTAAACAAGTAGAAAATTTCATTGCTGTGTTAATTGACGACTGCTTGGTGCTCCTTGATCGTTCATTTATTTAATCAACTTTTGACCTGGCAAAATTTATG
This is a stretch of genomic DNA from Debaryomyces hansenii CBS767 chromosome G complete sequence. It encodes these proteins:
- a CDS encoding DEHA2G23958p (similar to uniprot|Q03020 Saccharomyces cerevisiae YPL135w ISU1 Conserved protein of the mitochondrial matrix); translation: MISRSFLRLANPARRAMPAVKRVNMMPSMALPTKRLYHEKVLDHYSNPRNVGTLNKLDVDVGTGLVGAPACGDVMRLQIQVDDETGVIKDVKFKTFGCGSAIASSSYLTELVKGKTIEEAVKIKNTAIAKELSLPPVKLHCSMLAEDAIKSAVKDYRSKRSVKQPTLGPEAAQAETIAT
- a CDS encoding DEHA2G23980p (similar to CA3108|IPF11826 Candida albicans), which gives rise to METPIELREVSPEPMTLDDLNLIAKEKGVPNYMPHKRNPILSKILYYLLKVQKYSAYTFSSFLGLHLTSVVIVPGLGVPMPLAQEIFEMSRAVYQSIPHFENLIIIGSSICHVCSGIGIRLIRSRLKEGEKHRSKLVYEPVIKNDERDDIGLGGITGLIGLGYRKSMISRLIPGLSPLSFSGYLLLPLIGYHFTKFRQIPSVIDGDSSLINLDYITYYLNKSRLEKIGNVINYVALMGLVVIGSYHFVSGYLKLNHKYSLNYKKIGYTFIGGLSILGCISLIRFKSLPLVEGFIGKSFTNYVNYLAV
- a CDS encoding DEHA2G24002p (similar to uniprot|P38736 Saccharomyces cerevisiae YHL031C GOS1 v-SNARE protein involved in Golgi transport); amino-acid sequence: MSSATFTQTRSQALNLEKQADTLLSRYSAFQNLSNTSSSDEENELSDSIFENLQKRENVINTLNRISETDTNLSTSKLQQLQRHKEILSEHKRSYAKIKGVIKEERNRNNLLFSVRSDIDAHRERSTNNSNNRDLNANDYILDESVRADNANSFAERLLQQAYNTRDELYSQRAHLSNAQSRMMGAVSSIPGINVLISRINTRRKRDTLILATVIAICILVLFFF
- a CDS encoding DEHA2G24024p (weakly similar to uniprot|P18852 Saccharomyces cerevisiae YJR086W STE18 G protein gamma subunit); translation: MEDKSEALSNRIAEIKLRRIQEFNSRLKEALLRERIPASNASLLITNYVQDTPDYIIPSLWKLPPEQNKFKQYERFKKQRNANSNTSNCCTIV
- a CDS encoding DEHA2G24046p (some similarities with uniprot|Q12284 Saccharomyces cerevisiae YPR037C ERV2 Flavin-linked sulfhydryl oxidase localized to the endoplasmic reticulum lumen), which encodes MPIILHGRIQQFFVRDKILYDIPSNQKFKRICFVFQAYISQVIMKFTRKSLVSVFMSLCVICMIYFMSSSSSEGSLGKSSPINLSKNNDYYDFKNEQSNLKVQDSSSDEIDNPEVIRRPSKQSKQPKEEVQEDDIIPEASNSQFTETPFMPKMANETLKAQLGNAAWKLFHTILARYPEEPSKQEQTTLDQYIHLFAQVYPCGDCARHFQGLLAKYPPQIKSRKTAALWGCHMHNKVNERLEKPEYDCTTILEDYDCGCGSDEKEDDKTLGNENIEHLRSIKVNEKEESPQLGG
- a CDS encoding DEHA2G24068p (similar to CA3105|IPF12083 Candida albicans), yielding MKFSTCLAFPLLVSSVWATKNDAAVYQLNSQESDKTPVVTNKDALLYLSDRFDISDYYKIGDNRDEVIDFIDQQNELVDSKKTENNNAKLIVLINGISKPNEVFQSIKPAFNIKRANGYDELSHSIMTKFPKQIATIGNYSSIRLTNEIRLVSKHEQDNSLLKHFEYFNEKLMGIWSSFTRSVQTDNQVILTNKVEQDATTLKLINDKLFINELSQLVHLNSVAPNTGDSMFINLNSLFSLGKKTGYDSETYNFSIKVISDYLVALSANYDISVIALPADNNNKHLNNHLQKRSQELNALFKESNVNKRASNNGACFSSEDACNVGTSSCNSRGKCSQVKSGCWSCVCAATRNEGKTKTTNWSGFDCSKKDISSEAHLLLWTTLALVILFIGGIKLLYNVGNESLPGVLGAATASKKSQ